From the Acidobacteriota bacterium genome, one window contains:
- a CDS encoding bifunctional sulfate adenylyltransferase/adenylylsulfate kinase, with the protein MDPHGGRLVQLMAEDGERQELRQLSRDWPSHNLTDRQLRDLELLLVGGFSPLEGFLGQQDYESVLDSLRLADGTLWPMPIMLDLDAELTEQLEEGSWLALRDVEGAMVAALQVQERWQPDLEREAQAVFGTTDDHHPGVAQLMSRKGRWYVAGRLVGMDGPTHYDFRILRHTPAELRAAFAKRGWRKVVAFQTRNPMHRAHLELTLRAAKEVEANLLIHPVVGPTKPGDVDHFTRVRCYQAVLPFYPQHTVMLSLLPLAMRMGGPREALWHAIIRKNYGCTHFIVGRDHAGPGNDRDGNPYYGPYEAQELLSEHQEELGIQMVPFRMMVYVEERDTYMPLDEVQEGQRVLNISGTELRRRLSAGHELPEWFTYPAVAEELRRTYPPRHQQGFTVFFTGLSGAGKSTIANVLLTKLLEAGGRPVTLLDGDIVRKNLSSELGFSKEHRDLNIRRIGFVASEITKNGGIAICAPIAPYEGVRREVRQEVENGGGFVLVHVATPLKVCEERDRKGLYAKARAGIIQEFTGISDPYEEPKDADLALDTSDLYPEEAAQAVLLHLEKEGFIGPQRNP; encoded by the coding sequence ATCGATCCCCATGGGGGGCGTCTCGTACAGCTCATGGCGGAGGACGGAGAGCGGCAGGAACTGCGCCAGCTCTCCCGCGACTGGCCGTCTCACAACCTAACGGACCGCCAGTTGCGGGACCTGGAGCTGCTGCTGGTGGGCGGCTTTTCGCCCCTGGAGGGCTTTCTCGGTCAGCAAGACTACGAGAGCGTCCTGGACTCCCTGCGCCTCGCCGACGGCACCCTCTGGCCCATGCCTATCATGCTCGACCTCGACGCCGAGCTGACGGAGCAGCTGGAAGAGGGGAGCTGGCTGGCCTTGCGCGACGTCGAGGGTGCCATGGTGGCGGCGTTGCAGGTCCAGGAGCGCTGGCAGCCGGATCTGGAGCGGGAGGCCCAGGCGGTCTTCGGCACCACCGACGATCACCATCCCGGAGTGGCTCAGCTCATGTCCCGGAAGGGGCGTTGGTACGTCGCCGGCCGGCTGGTGGGCATGGACGGCCCGACCCACTACGATTTCCGCATCCTGCGGCACACGCCGGCGGAGCTGCGGGCGGCCTTCGCCAAGCGCGGCTGGCGCAAGGTGGTGGCCTTCCAGACCCGCAACCCCATGCACCGCGCCCACCTGGAGCTCACTCTGCGGGCCGCCAAGGAGGTCGAGGCCAATCTGCTCATCCACCCGGTGGTGGGGCCCACCAAGCCGGGAGACGTGGACCATTTCACCCGGGTGCGCTGCTATCAGGCGGTGCTGCCGTTCTATCCCCAGCACACGGTGATGCTCTCGCTGCTGCCCCTGGCCATGCGCATGGGCGGCCCCCGGGAGGCGCTGTGGCACGCCATCATTCGCAAGAACTACGGCTGCACCCACTTCATCGTCGGTCGCGACCACGCCGGTCCCGGCAATGACCGCGACGGCAATCCCTACTACGGTCCCTACGAGGCCCAAGAGCTGCTCTCGGAGCACCAGGAAGAGCTGGGTATCCAGATGGTGCCTTTCCGCATGATGGTCTACGTCGAGGAACGCGATACCTACATGCCTCTGGACGAGGTCCAGGAAGGACAGCGGGTGCTCAATATCTCCGGCACCGAGCTGCGGCGGCGGCTGTCCGCGGGACACGAGCTTCCGGAGTGGTTCACCTACCCGGCGGTGGCGGAGGAGCTGCGGCGTACCTATCCCCCGCGCCATCAGCAGGGCTTCACCGTCTTCTTCACCGGCCTCAGCGGCGCCGGCAAGTCGACCATCGCCAACGTCCTGCTGACCAAGCTGCTGGAGGCCGGCGGCCGGCCGGTGACCCTCTTGGACGGCGATATCGTGCGCAAGAATCTGAGCTCTGAGCTAGGCTTTTCCAAGGAGCATCGGGATCTCAACATCCGGCGCATCGGCTTCGTCGCCTCGGAGATCACCAAGAACGGCGGCATCGCCATCTGCGCTCCCATCGCGCCCTACGAAGGGGTCCGGCGGGAAGTCCGCCAGGAGGTAGAGAACGGCGGCGGCTTCGTCCTCGTGCACGTGGCGACGCCGCTGAAGGTGTGCGAGGAGCGGGACCGCAAGGGGCTCTACGCCAAGGCTCGGGCCGGCATCATCCAGGAGTTCACCGGAATTTCGGATCCCTACGAGGAACCCAAGGACGCCGACCTGGCACTCGATACCAGTGACCTCTATCCGGAGGAGGCGGCCCAGGCGGTGCTTCTGCACTTGGAGAAGGAAGGCTTCATCGGTCCCCAGCGGAATCCCTGA